The genomic DNA AGCTCTTATAAGTTTGATTAGAGGAGTGGGAACTTGTCGCTTCCATTGGATTATCATGTTTGCTTTCTTTAGGTGCATTTCCTTCAGCTTTCCAAACTGTGCCCCTGCGCTCGTACTCAAATAGTTGTTCCACAGCATGTGCTATACGGGGGCCTAACTCCCGCTCAACTAAATAAAGCGCAACATCAAGTCCCGAAGTAACGCCACCACCAGTGATAAGATCACCGTCGTCTACAACCCGGGCATGAACCGGAAACGTATTTGTAGCTTGCAAAAGCCCCATTCCCAAATGGTGTGTAACGGCATGACGGCCTTCTAGCAGACCATCCATGGCTAATAGGAGAGAACCTCCACAAACTGTGGAAAGCAAGATATCAGGTTTCCGAATTGCTTCTTTTAATACATTACTTAATTCTGTTTCAGTTGCTTCTTTTATTCTTATTGGTATTGAATCTGGTTCATTATCATCAACAGAACCAGATGCCCCTGGAACAAGAATGATTCCTTTAGAGGATAAATCAATTTTGCCGCTTGCTTGGAGCTGTAATTGATTTACTCCACTTGTCACCATTCGTTCACCTTCTGCGGAAACTAGTTTAACGATTATGTCCTCTTTTGAGTACATTCCAGCTGCATTAAACACTTCATAAGGAGCAATTACATCCAATAAATCAAATCCATCAAACAACACAATTTGAACATTCATACATATTGCCTCCATTTTTTAAAATTTTAATCAAGCCTTCTGGCAATTAATTTGCCCCCGTGCCACAAGAAGCGTTCTTTTATTTTGTAAGAAGCTCTTTCAACCTTTGATACTCAGCTTCATCAAGTTCTCCCTTGACTAACCGATTTTTAAGAATCATGGTTATGTCCCTATCTTTCTGATTGGAAACCTTATAACGACAGCGAATTTCAAAGATTCGAACCGCCATAAAGCAGAAAAGTGTAAGGCAAAACAAAGCACCGAATGGAAAGAATGAGAAACTGTGAGTTTCGAAACCCATTTGTGTACCCCCCTTCGAGTAGTAAAAGTAGTAGTAAAAGTGAGGCGAAACACTTTATTTATAGTGAATATTCGCCGATCGTTTCACAATTTAAGAATAACCTTTAAGTGTCTCAAATGATGGTACAAAAAGGTCACAAAACAATCACAATCCATCACAAAAAAGTGATTTAACTCATTGTTGAAACAGTGATATACTAAAAGTTGGTTTCGATGGAAGGTTCTTTTCTTTAACTAGCATCGAAGGGAAGGTAGGATTTTGTGAAGGAAATACAGACGATTCTGGTTGTGGATGATGACAAAAGCATTGTCGAACTATTAAGAGACTTCTTGGAGAATGACGGTTTCTATGTAAAAACTGCTTATGACGCCGATCAAGCACTGTCTGCACTTAAGCAGGTTACAATTGATTGCATCATTCTTGACATCATGATGCCGGGACAAAATGGTTTCGAGTTCTGTCGGCAGGTACGGAAGGAAAGTAACATTCCTATCCTCTTTTTGAGCGCCCTCAGTGATGATGTAGATAAAATTCGCGGGCTGGCACTTGGAGGGGATGATTATATAGTTAAAACCGCATCTCCGGGTGAGGTGATTGCCCGAGTGAAAGCTGTATTGCGACGCTCTGGTTTCCAGAAGGGATTTAGCAGGAGGATCTTGGATTACGGTGGTCTCACTTTGGATTTATCCACAAGAGAAGTATTTGTAGAGGGAAAATGCATCTCACTTACACCAAAAGAATATGAATTATTGCGACTGTTTGCCGAGCATCCGCAAATTTTTTTTACATATGATCAATTACTTGAAAAATTTTGGGATGGAATTGGCGATAAACATACTGTCCGCGTCCATATTAGCCGCCTACGTGAGAAAGTTGAGGCCGATCCAAACGAACCAAAATATATATTCAATGTCTGGGGTATAGGCTACCGTTTTAAAGGAGAATAAAATGAGATCAATTCGCATTCGTACATTTTCTATACTTAGTTTGCTTTTAATCTTGATGTTGCCATGGGTATTTTACGTAACGGCCCACTTACTAACAACAAAATCACTCAGTTTCGATACGAATGAAGCTCAGAAAGAAGATTTAAATAAAATGAGCCGCTTCATTGAAACAAATACAGAAAACTGGTCTGATCCCAAATGGCAAGATGATTTAAGAGGAAAGTTACAAGCATTGGACATGGGTGTAGAAATTTTAACCGAATCAAATCAAAAAATTTTCCAATTTTCCCCTGAGAAGAATTACTCATTTACACGAGCGGAACAGTTTTCAATTATGCAAGATGGTCGCTTATTAGGAAGAGTAATGATTTTTCAGCCAAATTCAAGAGTGGTTCAGATGATTGTGGCATTTACAGGATTATTGTTAGCTTTTTTTATCATCGGTTATGTCATGAGAAGGTTCATTCTCAAACCGCTTGAGAAAATGAGCCTGGCAGTCCGACAAGTCGCAGAAGGGGATTTGGATGTCCAATTACCTGAGTCCCCGATCAAAGAAATTACGGAAGTTCATGGCGGAATTCAAATAATGACAGATAGTCTTCAAGAATCCATACAAAAACAAGTGGAATTGGAGGAAGAACGCCGATTTATCATTGCTGCAGTCGCCCACGATTTACGGACACCATTATTCGCCTTACGAGGTTATTTGGATGGTCTAGAGGAAGGAATTGCTGATTCTCCAGATAAACAAGCAAGGTATCTGTCAGTTTGTAAGGAAAAGTCAGCACAATTGGCCCGTCTTGTAGAGGATCTTTTTACATTTACAAAG from Bacillus aquiflavi includes the following:
- a CDS encoding SHOCT domain-containing protein — encoded protein: MGFETHSFSFFPFGALFCLTLFCFMAVRIFEIRCRYKVSNQKDRDITMILKNRLVKGELDEAEYQRLKELLTK
- a CDS encoding response regulator transcription factor, coding for MKEIQTILVVDDDKSIVELLRDFLENDGFYVKTAYDADQALSALKQVTIDCIILDIMMPGQNGFEFCRQVRKESNIPILFLSALSDDVDKIRGLALGGDDYIVKTASPGEVIARVKAVLRRSGFQKGFSRRILDYGGLTLDLSTREVFVEGKCISLTPKEYELLRLFAEHPQIFFTYDQLLEKFWDGIGDKHTVRVHISRLREKVEADPNEPKYIFNVWGIGYRFKGE
- a CDS encoding sensor histidine kinase gives rise to the protein MRSIRIRTFSILSLLLILMLPWVFYVTAHLLTTKSLSFDTNEAQKEDLNKMSRFIETNTENWSDPKWQDDLRGKLQALDMGVEILTESNQKIFQFSPEKNYSFTRAEQFSIMQDGRLLGRVMIFQPNSRVVQMIVAFTGLLLAFFIIGYVMRRFILKPLEKMSLAVRQVAEGDLDVQLPESPIKEITEVHGGIQIMTDSLQESIQKQVELEEERRFIIAAVAHDLRTPLFALRGYLDGLEEGIADSPDKQARYLSVCKEKSAQLARLVEDLFTFTKTEYLEMDLKKNMVNLPILLKKSIDSLNPLAKQNNISIIANYFGDDCMIMGDSYLLERAINNLLDNAVRHTPHSGKIFIQCYKDGNRVVFIVQDTGKGFSSEEIHRVFDPLYRGEASRNRSTGGGGLGLTISRRIVRRHGGDLVVDNHSEGGALIKGWIPAHCSKV